DNA sequence from the Streptomyces tsukubensis genome:
ATCCGGAACGCCGCGAGATCGGTGCCCGGCGGCAGTGCGGCGGGCGGGCCGGCCCGGTCGACGGTGACGGTCAGTCCCGCGCTGGCGGCCTGGTCGACCAGTTCGGGCAGCCGGTCCAGTCCGGGCGCCGGGGCACGGGGCGCGTCGCCGGGGGCCCGCAGGCTGTCCAGCACCTGACGGACCTCGCCGAGGGCCTCCTTGCTGGCCGCTTTGATCGCGGTGAGCGCGGTCCTCGCCTGTTCGGTGTCGCGGTCGAGCAGGGCGAGCCCCACGCCCGCCTGCACATGGATGACGGACAGGGAGTGCGCCAGGACGTCGTGGAGTTCCCGGGCGATCAGCAGGCGTTCCTCGTCGGCGCGGCGGCGGGCCGCGGCGGCGCGTTCGGCGGCGGCGCGGGCCCATTCGACCCGGCGGACCCGCAGCAGTTCGGAGCCCGCGAGGACCACGGCCATCCAGGCGGCGACGACCAGTTCCTTGGCCCAGGGCGCCGCGGTGTCGCCGTCGGGCGGCAGATACGCGTACAGCCAGTGCGAGAGCAGGACGTGGCCGGTCCAGAACACGCCCGCCGCCCACCAGGCGGCGCGCCGGTGACCGGCCACGACCGCGGAGAAGACGGCGACGACCATCGGCAGCAGTACCGGGCCGTACGGGTAGCCCGCGCCGAGGTAGAGCAGGGTGGCGGCGGTCGTGCCGATCAGGGCGGGGACGGGCCACCGCAGGCGCAGCAGCAGAAAGACCGGGGGGACCACCAGCAGCGTCCGGCCGAGGGCGTCGAGCTGTTCACGGATCTCGGGGTGCCCCTTGGCCTCGGCGAAGCCCGTGCCCACGACGACGAACAACGCCACGAGCAGCGTCGAGGGCCACGGCAGCTTGGCGGCGGCGCGGCGGCGTTCCCAGATCCGGGCCCAGGGCGGTTCGCCGGTATCGCCCCGGAAGGGAAGGCCGCAGGTGGGAGAGGCCTTTTCATCCATGCGGGCCACCGTAGACGCGCCGCCGGGGCCGCGCGTCACCCGGGTGTCGTGATCGGCAGTACTCCCGGGGCAGTACGGCGTCCGGGGTGCCGCGGGCGGCCGGTCAGGGCCTGCGGATCAGTCCGGCCTCGTATCCGAGCCGGTCGACGGCGCGGGCGTAGAAGGCGTCCCGCTCCTCGACGATCCTGTTGAACTGTCCGAACACTTCGAAGGAGATGAGTCCGAAGAGCTCCGCCCAGACGGCGACCAGGGCCACGACGACCGCCGGCGGCAGATCGGGGGCGAGATCGGCGGCGAGCCGGTCGCCCTCGGCGGCCAGGGACGCGTCGAGGGGCGGCAGGGCGAGCCGGCCGGTGGCCCGGGCGTCCCGGAGGATGGAGATCATTACCGTGCCGACGCGGGCGGCGGGGCCGACGGTGTCCTGGGGCGCGGTGTAGCCGGGGACCGGGGAGCCGTAGATGAGGGCGTACTGGTGGGGGTGCGCGAGGGCCCAGGCGCGGACGGCGGTGCAGACGGCCGCCCAGCGGTCGGTGGGACGGGCCGCGGCGGGGGCAGCGGCGAGCGCGGATTCGGCGGTCTCACCGAGCGCGTCGTAGGCGTCGATGATCAGGGCGGTCAGCAGTTCGTCGCGGCTCGGGAAGTAGCGGTAGAGGGCGGAGGAGACCATGCCCAGCTCCCGGGCGACGGCGCGCAGGGACAGCTTCGTCGCCCCTTCCGAGGCGACCTGTCGTCGTGCGGCGTCCTTGATGGCGGCGGTGACTTCGGCTCGGGCCCGGTCCCTGGCCCCGCGGATCGTGGTCATACCGGAAGTCT
Encoded proteins:
- a CDS encoding sensor histidine kinase, whose protein sequence is MDEKASPTCGLPFRGDTGEPPWARIWERRRAAAKLPWPSTLLVALFVVVGTGFAEAKGHPEIREQLDALGRTLLVVPPVFLLLRLRWPVPALIGTTAATLLYLGAGYPYGPVLLPMVVAVFSAVVAGHRRAAWWAAGVFWTGHVLLSHWLYAYLPPDGDTAAPWAKELVVAAWMAVVLAGSELLRVRRVEWARAAAERAAAARRRADEERLLIARELHDVLAHSLSVIHVQAGVGLALLDRDTEQARTALTAIKAASKEALGEVRQVLDSLRAPGDAPRAPAPGLDRLPELVDQAASAGLTVTVDRAGPPAALPPGTDLAAFRIVQEALTNVVRHSGSRTAAVRISYETARLSLRIDDAGPATGSDAGGSGNGLAGMRERAAGLGGTIEAGHRPDGGFTVRARLPLKPKETP
- a CDS encoding TetR/AcrR family transcriptional regulator; translated protein: MTTIRGARDRARAEVTAAIKDAARRQVASEGATKLSLRAVARELGMVSSALYRYFPSRDELLTALIIDAYDALGETAESALAAAPAAARPTDRWAAVCTAVRAWALAHPHQYALIYGSPVPGYTAPQDTVGPAARVGTVMISILRDARATGRLALPPLDASLAAEGDRLAADLAPDLPPAVVVALVAVWAELFGLISFEVFGQFNRIVEERDAFYARAVDRLGYEAGLIRRP